Proteins encoded by one window of Chryseobacterium foetidum:
- a CDS encoding WbqC family protein, whose translation MKIAIMQPYIFPHIAYFQMINAVDKFIFYDDVNFIKQGWINRNKVLVNGKSFMFSIPLEKADSFTKIKDTEISKKLYDKWRMKFLLSITQNYKNAPFFEQIYNLILSVFSQHPTTISVIAIDSIKKVSKYLQITTEFKTSSQSYNNTDLKKEVRLFNICKIEKATHYINSIGGQELYEKNSFLNEGIELNFIKNLSEEYQQFKNEFVPYLSIIDVLMFNSVDEIQIMLNQYELIN comes from the coding sequence ATGAAAATTGCAATAATGCAACCTTATATATTTCCTCATATTGCATATTTTCAAATGATTAATGCAGTGGATAAGTTTATTTTTTATGATGACGTTAATTTTATAAAACAAGGTTGGATCAATAGAAATAAAGTTCTTGTCAACGGCAAAAGTTTTATGTTTTCAATACCTTTAGAAAAGGCAGATTCTTTCACAAAAATTAAAGATACAGAGATAAGTAAAAAGTTATACGATAAGTGGAGAATGAAATTTTTACTGTCTATTACTCAGAATTATAAGAATGCACCCTTTTTTGAGCAGATTTATAATTTAATATTATCTGTATTTTCACAACATCCAACTACAATAAGTGTGATCGCAATTGACAGCATTAAAAAGGTGTCTAAGTACTTACAAATTACTACAGAATTTAAAACTTCTTCCCAATCTTACAATAATACAGATTTAAAAAAGGAAGTCAGGCTCTTCAACATTTGCAAAATAGAAAAAGCTACACATTATATCAACTCTATTGGAGGTCAGGAATTGTATGAGAAAAATAGTTTTTTAAATGAGGGAATTGAATTAAATTTCATTAAAAACTTGTCAGAAGAATATCAGCAATTTAAAAATGAATTTGTACCTTACCTCTCTATCATTGACGTGTTGATGTTTAATAGCGTTGATGAGATACAAATAATGTTAAATCAATACGAATTAATAAACTAA
- a CDS encoding DegT/DnrJ/EryC1/StrS family aminotransferase: MIPVTQPFLPPHEEYQKYLDGIWTRKWLTNMGPLASQLEMELKEHLKVSHLLFVTNGTVALQMAIKALDLKGEIITTPFSFVATTSCIVWENCKPVFVDIDQNSLNIDASKIEAAITEKTSAILATHVYGNPCDVEQIEKIAKKHNLKVIYDAAHAFGVKVNGKSIFEFGDISTCSLHATKLYHSIEGGLIITKDPDMLKKLAYIRNFGISGYDTFAELGLNGKNSEFHAAMGLANLKYIEKIHQKRKELSLRYDSNLKTLKARRPIWSLQSENNHSYYPVIFETEALMLECMSQLLHNEIFSRRYFYPSLASTLPYIEKRALVTTDSISSKVLCLPLFYDLTFEEVDLICRLLLRTQNN, encoded by the coding sequence ATGATTCCTGTAACGCAACCCTTTCTTCCTCCTCATGAAGAATATCAAAAGTATCTGGATGGTATCTGGACTAGAAAATGGCTTACTAACATGGGACCTTTAGCCAGCCAGCTAGAAATGGAACTTAAAGAACATCTTAAAGTTAGTCACTTATTATTTGTCACCAATGGTACTGTTGCATTACAGATGGCAATCAAAGCACTTGATCTAAAAGGAGAAATTATCACTACCCCTTTTTCGTTTGTTGCTACTACAAGTTGTATCGTATGGGAAAATTGTAAGCCCGTGTTTGTAGACATTGATCAAAACTCTCTAAATATTGATGCTTCGAAAATTGAAGCAGCTATCACAGAAAAGACTTCAGCTATCTTAGCTACACATGTCTATGGCAATCCTTGTGATGTGGAACAAATTGAAAAGATTGCAAAGAAGCATAATCTGAAAGTGATTTACGATGCTGCCCACGCCTTTGGTGTAAAAGTCAATGGCAAATCAATTTTTGAATTCGGTGATATTTCTACATGCTCATTGCATGCGACAAAGCTATATCATTCCATCGAAGGAGGCTTGATAATTACAAAAGATCCTGATATGCTTAAAAAGCTGGCATATATAAGAAATTTTGGGATCTCAGGTTATGATACTTTTGCAGAACTGGGGCTTAATGGGAAAAACTCCGAATTTCATGCTGCAATGGGACTTGCCAATTTGAAATACATAGAAAAAATTCATCAAAAAAGAAAAGAACTTAGTTTACGATACGACAGTAATTTAAAAACTTTAAAAGCAAGACGACCAATCTGGAGTTTGCAATCGGAAAACAACCATTCATACTATCCTGTTATATTTGAAACAGAAGCATTAATGTTAGAATGCATGAGCCAACTTTTGCACAATGAAATTTTTAGCAGACGATACTTCTATCCATCTTTAGCAAGCACCTTACCTTATATAGAAAAACGAGCTTTGGTAACAACAGATAGTATTTCATCGAAGGTTCTTTGCCTTCCTTTATTTTATGATCTAACTTTTGAGGAAGTTGATTTGATCTGCAGATTACTATTGCGAACTCAAAATAATTAA
- a CDS encoding ABC transporter ATP-binding protein, whose translation MKNEDKEVLVSVQNVSKKFSMDLKSSLKYGASDIIKSTLGIKINKDLRPKEFWAVKDISFELRRGECIGLIGHNGAGKSTLLKVLNGLYAPDKGQITLRGKIGALIELGAGFNPILTGRENIYNNASILGFTKKEVEERIDSIVEFSEIGEFIDMPIQNYSSGMKVRLGFAIAAHLEPDVLIIDEVLAVGDLGFVLKCFQKIDELLPHTAVIFVSHSMPMVSRICNEIILMDHGKVEYYGKEIGKGVQLYYNKFSNNAENTVFDDGTLELVSKETNLLHNTVHRNNDFQLTFVFKIKKELQKLPTLYLEVKDKEQRPIAGVYVKTEMKFSPEKSILTYLVTIKNPLFTLGKYIVDLSIYDFSPHLRINNILEFIVSGDEEQWIPIELESENTITLN comes from the coding sequence ATGAAGAATGAAGACAAAGAAGTTTTAGTTTCTGTGCAGAATGTATCCAAGAAATTTTCGATGGATCTAAAATCTTCGCTTAAATACGGAGCATCGGATATTATCAAAAGTACATTAGGAATAAAGATCAACAAAGATCTTCGTCCTAAGGAATTCTGGGCTGTAAAAGACATCAGTTTCGAACTTCGCAGAGGAGAATGTATCGGCTTGATCGGCCACAACGGTGCCGGAAAAAGCACTTTGCTCAAAGTTTTAAATGGCCTTTATGCCCCAGATAAAGGGCAGATTACGCTGAGAGGCAAGATCGGTGCACTTATTGAATTGGGCGCAGGCTTTAATCCAATACTTACAGGAAGAGAGAATATTTATAACAATGCTTCTATTCTAGGTTTTACAAAAAAGGAAGTTGAAGAACGAATAGATTCTATCGTTGAGTTTTCAGAGATTGGGGAATTTATTGATATGCCAATTCAGAATTATTCTTCTGGGATGAAAGTACGATTAGGATTTGCAATTGCCGCGCATCTTGAACCTGATGTATTGATTATTGATGAGGTATTAGCCGTAGGAGATTTAGGATTTGTTTTAAAGTGTTTTCAAAAAATTGATGAACTACTACCTCATACTGCTGTTATCTTTGTATCTCACAGTATGCCAATGGTTTCAAGAATTTGCAATGAAATCATCTTAATGGATCACGGAAAGGTGGAATATTACGGAAAAGAAATTGGCAAAGGCGTTCAATTATATTATAATAAATTTTCAAACAATGCTGAAAACACTGTGTTCGACGATGGTACATTAGAACTAGTTTCAAAAGAAACCAATTTGCTACATAATACAGTCCATCGGAATAATGATTTTCAGTTAACTTTTGTGTTCAAAATAAAAAAAGAACTACAAAAATTGCCAACTTTATACTTAGAGGTTAAAGACAAGGAGCAACGGCCTATTGCAGGCGTTTATGTAAAGACCGAAATGAAATTCTCACCGGAAAAAAGTATTTTAACATATTTAGTAACGATCAAAAACCCATTATTCACATTAGGCAAATATATAGTCGACTTAAGTATATATGATTTTTCTCCACACCTCCGAATTAATAATATTTTAGAATTCATTGTTAGTGGTGACGAAGAACAATGGATTCCAATAGAATTGGAGTCAGAAAATACAATCACTTTAAATTAA
- a CDS encoding ABC transporter permease — protein MKTTVYTSDKKTHFFQELKSIFQDTRSSNFLAYQMAKRDLQSQYRQSFLGFFWAFMPIITNSLVWIFLSSSGTVNVNADQSIPYIAFVVIGTTLWSIFSETLFIPLTSVNGARGLLSKINFPKEALLMSGLYKMIFNLILKLILIAGVLVVYGINPGVGILYFPLILAVIIAFSLSLGLLFTPIGLIYTDISKIVTTGVSFIMYITPVVYAVPAKGLFKKLFHFNPLTFLFNDARSSLTNMQLENITFSLVLAGISFIVILVGMVIFRKSMPIIIEKIGG, from the coding sequence TTGAAAACCACAGTATACACATCTGATAAGAAGACCCATTTTTTCCAGGAACTGAAATCGATCTTTCAGGATACCAGGTCATCGAATTTTTTGGCTTATCAAATGGCTAAAAGAGATTTGCAGTCGCAGTACCGACAATCATTTTTAGGATTTTTCTGGGCATTTATGCCAATCATCACCAATTCTTTAGTCTGGATTTTTCTAAGCAGTTCAGGAACTGTAAATGTTAACGCAGATCAAAGCATTCCTTATATTGCGTTTGTAGTGATAGGAACAACGCTGTGGAGTATTTTCAGTGAGACACTGTTTATTCCTCTAACGTCAGTGAATGGAGCCAGAGGTTTGCTGTCTAAAATCAATTTTCCGAAAGAAGCACTTTTAATGTCCGGGCTTTATAAAATGATATTCAATCTCATTTTAAAGTTGATATTAATTGCCGGAGTCCTTGTAGTGTACGGAATCAATCCAGGGGTTGGCATTCTTTATTTCCCATTAATTTTAGCGGTAATTATTGCATTTTCCCTCAGTTTAGGATTGCTGTTTACTCCAATTGGGCTTATTTATACAGACATCAGTAAAATAGTTACTACCGGAGTTTCTTTTATAATGTATATTACTCCTGTTGTGTATGCAGTGCCTGCCAAGGGACTGTTCAAAAAGCTGTTTCACTTCAATCCGCTCACTTTTCTTTTTAATGATGCAAGAAGCAGTTTAACCAATATGCAGCTGGAAAACATTACATTTTCTCTGGTGCTGGCCGGAATCAGTTTCATAGTAATATTGGTGGGAATGGTAATTTTTAGAAAATCAATGCCAATTATAATCGAAAAAATCGGAGGATAA
- the rfbA gene encoding glucose-1-phosphate thymidylyltransferase RfbA, translating into MKGIILAGGSGTRLYPLTIAVSKQLMPVYDKPMIYYPLSTLLLAGIKDILIITTPHDQAGFIKLLGDGSQIGCNIEYKVQPSPDGLAQAFILGEQFIGNDAAALVLGDNIFYGSEMGTLLKNKTNPDGGVVFAYHVADPERYGVVEFDKNLKAVSIEEKPAQPKSNYAVPGLYFYDNEVVEIAKNIQPSPRGELEITDINNVYLQKGKLEVGVLDRGTAWLDTGTFDSLNDASEFVRVIEKRQDFKIGCIEEIAFRNGFINEEKLLETAAKYGKSGYGEYLKKLIK; encoded by the coding sequence ATGAAGGGAATAATACTCGCCGGAGGATCCGGTACAAGACTTTATCCACTGACAATCGCTGTAAGCAAGCAGCTGATGCCGGTGTACGACAAACCGATGATTTACTATCCGCTGTCAACATTGCTTTTGGCAGGGATAAAAGATATTTTAATCATTACCACTCCACACGATCAGGCGGGATTCATCAAACTTTTGGGTGACGGATCGCAGATTGGGTGTAATATAGAATATAAAGTTCAGCCCAGTCCGGACGGATTGGCGCAGGCATTTATTTTGGGCGAACAGTTTATCGGCAACGATGCTGCCGCTTTGGTTCTTGGAGATAACATTTTCTACGGTTCTGAAATGGGAACTTTATTAAAAAATAAAACCAATCCCGATGGAGGTGTTGTTTTCGCATACCACGTTGCCGATCCTGAAAGATACGGTGTGGTAGAATTTGATAAAAACCTGAAAGCAGTTTCAATCGAAGAGAAGCCGGCTCAGCCTAAATCAAACTACGCAGTTCCCGGATTATATTTCTACGATAACGAAGTAGTGGAAATTGCCAAAAACATTCAGCCTTCCCCACGTGGCGAGCTTGAAATCACTGACATTAACAACGTTTACCTTCAAAAAGGAAAACTTGAAGTAGGCGTACTCGACAGAGGAACGGCATGGCTCGACACCGGAACTTTTGATTCTTTGAATGACGCTTCAGAATTTGTAAGAGTTATTGAGAAAAGACAGGATTTTAAAATCGGCTGTATTGAAGAAATCGCTTTCAGAAACGGTTTCATCAACGAAGAAAAGCTTCTGGAAACAGCAGCGAAATACGGTAAAAGCGGCTACGGGGAATATCTCAAGAAATTGATTAAGTAG
- a CDS encoding GxxExxY protein, translated as MEKKIIYKDESYKIIGICMNIHSIMGFGFLEAVYAELLEKEFIKNNIPYQREVKLDLFFNGEKLDKKYKADFVCYDDIILEIKSVSFLHDSFTRQTLNYLKATHKKLGLLINFGEKSLKHKRIINL; from the coding sequence ATGGAAAAGAAAATTATATACAAGGACGAAAGTTATAAGATTATCGGAATTTGTATGAATATTCATTCCATTATGGGATTTGGTTTTTTAGAGGCGGTTTATGCGGAGTTGTTGGAAAAGGAATTTATTAAAAACAATATACCATATCAGCGGGAAGTAAAGCTTGATTTATTTTTTAACGGTGAGAAATTAGATAAAAAGTACAAAGCTGATTTTGTCTGTTATGATGACATCATTTTGGAAATTAAATCTGTCTCTTTTTTGCACGACAGTTTCACCAGACAGACATTAAACTATCTGAAAGCGACTCATAAAAAATTAGGTTTACTCATCAATTTTGGCGAGAAATCTTTAAAACACAAAAGAATAATTAATTTATAA